The Biomphalaria glabrata chromosome 6, xgBioGlab47.1, whole genome shotgun sequence genomic interval tcttagtcttagtcttacctTCCCCTCTGCAAAGTCTGACTTAGTGAAGTGTGtataattgaaatatatttaaaaataactataaCATGAATTCTCTCAATTCTATTTTTAGCCACAGTGTTTCATGAAATGTGGAAAAGAAGAGCAGCAGAAATAGAATATGACTGGGATGTGGCTGATTTTGAACAAGAAGTAAGTTTTTGTTATCAAAGACATCCCTGCATAAATAGTGAGAAACAGACTTTAGGGGACTTCAATAAGTACAgctttttctttactttctaaTAAAACCCTGTgtcatattcttttttatttttgacataATGAAACACACTTATTTCCCTGGCTTCTGTACCAGGATCTTTGGGCccctcttgagtccacccagctctagtgagtatctgacattagttggggaaaagtaaaggtggttggttgttgtgctggccacatgacacccttgttaaccgtatgtcacagaaacagctgacctttacatcatctgccctagagaccacaaggtctgaaaggggaactttacttttttttttactctctgtGTGAAAACTCCCTTAATTATTTATGGATGTTGTGCAACAGAAAAACTACACATACTTATATTGCAATATTTTTTAAGGAAACTATCAGACCAGAGTATGAAGCATCTGTGCGTCGCAGAAGAATTAATCCTGTCACCAAGGTATGAaaaatcttgacatctaaaaattttaacatcattttatttgttttatttaaagcatgatttaataatataaattaaatcaatTTAGTTGGCATGGCATTTGCTCCATCAAAATTTAGCTAGTTTATACtattgaacatttaaaatatccTGGGTTTAGTATGAGTTTATCAATGCTTCAAATCCTAGGCAGCACGTTTGTGTGTTTTCATGTTGTCAACTGATTTGTTCAACTTCACAACTCTAGTAATACTATTAACATACTAGTGAaattgaaatggttttgatgcctATTAACAAACTAGTGAActtgaaatggttttgatttgtTATTCAGTTTTGCATTTCACATAAAGAGTTGAGGTTTTGGTCAAGCTTATttctaacattttatttagctATGACAGTGAAACGTTGTTCTCAACCTTATATTGAAGAtctaaagatttaaatatatttaactaattgtTACGAGAATTGGAATATTGGTTaggccaaacaaaaaaattgaaagctgaaaaactttataattttattgtcACTTTAAAcagttctatttaaaatatattttcatgcatttgtatttatacaaaatatatgTCCAAACTTAAGTGGGTATTAAGAAGCTCTAGTGaacaatattatttcaaaagaaCAACTCTATTGGTTCATAGACCTGTTCATTGCTATGTGTACAATCCCTCGATTGTCATTTTAACACTTTATAAACAGAATAAATTTGGAGGCTTTACAATTTTTGAGGTAGGTTTATCTGTTAGctgataaagttttttttagtgtcaattTTCCTATGATCATTTATGAAGCTTCTATTTGGTCTTATTCCTTGCTTTTATGTTGTCCAGGACTTACACATTGAAGTGATCAACTGAAAAGCATTTCCTGtgatattttatgtaaaataaaatattttactgtGATGCATtcatgtgtgaaaaaaaaatctgattggTTTAAAATGCAttaagtttgtttgttgttttttcattcaACAAATACATCTTTCTCTTTAGCTATTGTGCATTCATTGTTAGCATGCAACATTTGTTTGAATGTTAAGAGTTAGATGCTCAATTTTTTAAGAATGCCAGTACTTCTAATtgtgttttaaataatattaactagattgtaatttgtttttttgttcttttaagtaaatgttaatttatCTGCTGCTtgagagttgtttttttcttcgttttaatttttgtaaaaaaaaaatattttttgctaatctatttttattttttgttttatcaatttaGCTGAGcatgaattttatttaatattctaattaaatttgATCATTTTATTGTAATCACttgcattttctttttcagaatGGACCAGTAAgggttttaattatttttactcTGACTGCCAGTGATAAATTTACAATTGAATAAGTTTATACTCTCATATTCATGCAACATCAAGATATAATATCACCCTAAATCTACACAACTGCTAGTCAAATATCCTTCATTACCTTCATAACCTTTATTACCTTTATTACCATGCTTTCAAAACACAGTGAAACTAAAAGATATTTAAAGAGAAATATTTGCTTTCAATTGCAATGACTTCATATAGTATGATGCTTATATGACTAAATTATAGGCTTTACTTTTTAACAGTAAACTtagaaaattgaaaaaagaatGATCAAAACTTAATTTagataaacagaaaaaaaaataaatataaagaacatactacaaaaacacaaaaaaaagtaggtactagcaatacaaaaaaaacaaaaaaaaagccatgcttataaatataaatgaatatagACTAAAAACTTATAAGAAATTCATTGGAAAATTGCAGCTTTTTTATTCTGTAAATGGTTTGACCTTTCATAACACTTGACCTTTTTTACCCATTCCTTCTTATCTTGCTGATTGATTTACAATGGCCAGTTGTTATATATCAATTATAAAAAATGTCTGATTTCAGAAATGTATCTGGATGCATTTGGGTGGGATTTTATGGGACTTAACTCCTGTATAAGAAAAATACATCTGCTACACATTTCACTTATGCTTTTAAATTTCATAAAGATCTTTTATATATAGGTCTACATTTTTGAATGATTATAGTATTTGCTAGAATGAATATATGatcatttgattttaatttgttttagtacCGGTAATCAGCTTTTTTCCCAATACCCATtgctttttacttttaattgctTTATCCCTGATTTTGTATTTTAGATACATCCATTATTTTTTATGaagttaatatttatttacaatgttGAAATTCTATTTTGAACTAAACTATTTTTGTAAGAACTGTGTcaagtattgtttttaaaagttataattagttttattttcatgtattttgtttttcttgcagTTAATGGTCATTGAAAGCTAATAAAAATTTACAGACAtatatttcataataataataaggcttgtcttgagTCCAAAAATTGAGGACTACAAACTTACATTTTTGATAAGAAAGTTTCTAAACTGCACGTATtcgaaaataattaaaaatagccACTTTTTGCTTTCCTTGTAGGTTGAAGAGCCTTACTTAAGTTTCACTTCCAAATTGTGTCGTGTTACTTCTTCACTCTGGGTTGTTTTGTTTATGGTAAGATCTTTTAGTAATTAGGAACTACCcttctttaaataaaacttgTGCTCTGGTCAGTGCTGACTTATAAGTATTAAAaatttttctatatatataacacaaGTTGATTAGCTTATCTTGTTTATTAGACATAAATGTATAAAagttatatatgtatttatttataggaAAGTAAGATCTCTGCTGTtaaaattcaataatttaataataattcaataattCAACTTATTTTCACAAAGCTTCCTTATCTGTTGAAGACAGTTATGCTACATATAAAAAGTTTGATCCATTAATAcaataggatttttttttctttttgattttgttaatttttataatttttattatttaatgtaattctttttttatcatGCAACTGTACATTTTGTTAATGATAACCAAGTTCAATAGCAAGCTTTTAACCTTCTCTTTGACTAGCTTTGTGTGGTTGTAGCTGCTGTTTTTGGTGTCATTGTTTACCGCATGACAGTGAGAGCGCTCCTCTATGCTGTAGGTGAAAACATTATAAGACAAAGGGCTGGGATCATAACATCAGTCACAGCATCAGTTATTAACCTGATTATCATCATTCTGCTTGGCAAAGTTTATCAGTTCATAGCTCAGATGCTGACCAACTTTGGTAAGCAACAGAAACAATTTAGAAAGGTTATTCTCctatattaaaaagtttttttcgaGAGACAGTAGCctaataatggcaatgtttttgattctgaagattaaggatgagtgcagtgtttcgcATTACTACtcaaacccagttgcaacctgcatattCTTCCGCATCTCATGCAGACAAAACTGTTGTCCACTGGCGgcctatttaacttttttttccatcttcTGCATCTGGCTTTCCTTTGTGTCCTACatcctttgtgagagctctccaactgtttcTTTCAGAAGCCATTGCTGCAGGTACTTTTCTTTATGCCAATAAGGGTGAAGCGGCACCTGAATTGATCTTAATAGCGCATGGGGGTACCTGTGTTACATTGTCCTCCTTTAGGCCTAAGCTTGCCAGAGAGAATCGCCTTTATCATGTGGTTGTCTCTCATGGGGAATAGGTTCTgactatactgtccacaccggcttccagcagaacatagttattGTAATGTAGTCCTGCCAGCATATGCCCATTATGGAGGCATCTTTGATGGAAGTGTTCGAGGAGCCTTAAATAGCCTACTATATAATTGTAAGGGCAATATTGAAAGAGATTTTCttttgtatatttctttatatgaattttcttttaattaattatttaaaacctaacataataataataacaaaagctTGAATTGTTGGTTATCTGGGATAAAGGTTGAACCAGAAGATTGGTATAATTGGATGTCAATATCTTTTTGAATTacatccttttatttttttacaaggtGGGTTTGAATGGTTTATATTTTTCAAGAATTTGTGAATGACTTCATTATTAAAAAACTGTGCTCTTTTTTGAAGCTACTTACACTGATTagttttactaaaaaaaaactaaaaactattttactgtaactagatctacttttaaccTATTTAGTACTCATTTTGAGTTACATTATATCAATATAAGCTggactttttatttctacccttGAATCTTTACATGGCAATAATaacctttattattatttttttttgttgtaaattcTCAAGCATCAATTTACAAATTAATGAGTTGTagcactattttttttactgtagcTGTTAAATTTGCTTCATTGAAGCACATAATcttgtcaataaataaatagattattATCTTTTCATgtacaggcacgacatggcctaaattgtgccgatgtgcctaaactcaaaactcatcTTTTCATGTTATGTTTCTCTTCACATTGCCAGAAACACACAGAACTCTGACAGAGTGGGAAGACAGTTTCACCCTGAAGATGTTTCTTTTCCAATTTGTCAACCATTTTGCTTCTCTATTTTACATTGCCTTTTTTAAAGGAAAGTAAGTGCATCTTTTAATCTTGAATTCCAGAAAACAATATTCAGTATGTTAGAGTTtacataaaatctattttttttttttatttttgtatagacTTGTTGGGCGTCCAGGTCTGTACAACAGACAGATCAATGACTCCAGGCAAGAAGAggtaagaaatttattttttgtttaattgaaaTGTAATAATTATCTGAGTAGAGAAGATCTATGATCTTGATCCTTATAGAAAGTTTTAAAGTAATACTGTATATCTCTGGTGTCTTTGGAGATTAGTCCAGAGTCCTAGCATGAATGTCCTATCATTAGTTATCTTTTCAACACTGGTATTGACTCCATGATTTACAGGAACTTAAGAATATGTAGTGAGACTAGGTGGGGATAAACGAAATAATACATTATAcacatttaaaatgaaataatacatacacatttaaaatgaaatagtacatacatatttaaaatgaaataatacataaacatttaaaatgatCTTTTGTTCTTACTTTTCCTAAACAggacaaaaatttaaaatggagaagaaaataaaaagtagtaTCGGTAGATTGAAAATTAgctcataaaaaaacataattttattttaaattcatgtgcatttgttatattaaaataaaacaaaaactttgtaTTCATTTAGTGTGATCCATCTGGATGTTTCATAGAGCTTTGTATCCAGTTAGGAATCATCATGGTCGGAAAACAGACATTTAACAATTCTAAAGAAGTTGTCCTTCCGTAAGTAAAACCtgtatttgaaaagaaattacttttcttggttcaattatttttttgcagTTGAAATTCTTCCTTTGTAACTCTTTtaacaagtaatttttttattctcacaaaatttttgtaatgcttctcttttctttttggatatgtatttttgtaaatattataatagcaaaggaaatatatacataggCCTATTTGAATATTGAATTGAAGGAAATTAAATTTCCAATAAGATTCTTACTTTATTCTTGTAATATTTTTCCTATTTgaaaatatctatttatttactaaaagggagacatttttgtaaaaaaataatacaaacacacattaagagaaatttttttaaaagccttagaCTCTTAATGCTTTTTCACAAATTTCATGTACAGTGTGAATATGTCTCCAATTTTCACCAATGAACACTGTTCAAAATTGAATTAGATAAAATATatgctttgtattttatgtaaCTAGTCattccatttaaaaaatgtgtatcaaAATGAAATATACAACATATAGCTAGAAATGATAAAATAGTGCCTTTCCTATCATAGAAAATATATAGGCTAGGCCTACATAATGCACAAGGAATCGTAAAACTAAATTTCCTACACAATTCTTACTTTAATCTTATAATAATTTAtcaatttgaaacatttttgtagTAATTAAAACTGTAAcaaatttgtttaattaaattaatattttcttaGGAAATTGTTAAACTGGATTAAGTCTCGCAAAATCAATAAGGCTGAAGAGAAAAAGCATGAGAAAGTCTCCCAGTGGGAAAAAGATTATGCAATGGATAGCATGCCAGAACTTGGTTTGTTTGATGAATACTTGGAAATGGGTAAGATTATCAATGACATTActattcaatatatattttgttaagatgtgggattgaacaaaaaaaaaacaacttacagaTTCCCTAGTTGCCTGTCTCACTCTGATTGCAGACATCTCACCGAAGCACAATTCAATGAGTCAATAATCCcgttaaaagaaatacttttagaATATTCCAAATTGAATTCACATATACTGATTCACTAACACAAAAAGAATACAATCCTCAATTGAGAAATCAAAAACTATTGCCCCTTAACACTTTAAAACAATCACTCAAGTCATTTATGCCCTCCAGCGTAAAAAAAATTCACCTAGTTTACATGTGGAAAAAATTGTAACGTGGAacaagtttacaacaatattttttatgaaGTTAATATTTATTCACAATGTTGAAATTCTATTTTGAACTAAACTATTTTTGTAAGAACTGTGTcaagtattgtttttaaaagttaagtTTTATTTAGCTATATGTATTATGCTGATGCATATTTGgtctaaactaaataaaaatttgaaactcatatattgaaaaaaaaaattataataaaagtagCAAAAAAATTGTTGGAGGCTTAAAATTTcacaaatgttaaaatattgaGATTTTCAAAAGCTTTCAGTGATTCGATATTGATGTATGCACATTCATTTCTAATCATTAGATGTTAATCAGGCCAATAGTATATCTCAAgcacattaataaaaacaaaatgtttattaaatataCTTTGCTgtatcttaatgtttttttctcttattacaattgtacaatttctttgaatgtttcacttttCAGTGATACAATACGGTTTTGTGACAATATTTGTAGCAGCTTTTCCTTTGGCTCCATTATTTGCTCTTCTGAACAACATCATTGAGATACGATTGGATGCTTACAAATTTGTGACTCAGTGGAGACGACCTCTGGGAATGAGAGCCCAGGATATTGGTAAGCATTTCTTTCAACTGTTAGTCTGCAGTTCTTTTTCTTTAGATTAGCATTTATCTTTTGGACAAAACTTTTAACCCTTTATGCTTTTCACTTTTAATAGGAATATGGTTTGGAATATTGCAAGGAATATCCAAGGTGGCTGTTATGTCAAATGTAGGTATAGTGGAAATAGGTGTTCTAACAAATCTCCTTTAATTGCTCATTTTGTTGTGTTCAATGGACTTTGTTATTAATGCAATCCTAATATCTTGTCTTATTTCAGGCAATTATAATCGCTTTCACCTCAGAATTTGTGCCTAAATTGGTGTACCAGTATAGCTATAGTAAAAATAGTGATATCAATGGCTATATTAACTTCAGCTTGTCAGTATTCAATGTCTCTCTATTTGAACCTAAAAGTATCCCTAAAGTAAAAAACATAGAATTATTTGGAAATGTTACCGAATGCAGGTTAgtgaatttaacatttttcatttctttgctTGTTGATGTTTTGTTCAAATCAAACTAATCTGATCCTCTAAGatgtatttagttttattagTAAACATTAgaattcatatatttttttacttaaaaaaaattttgattaaTACAACattttggaaatgttttattcaaaAAGAATATATTGTTTGCAAAAGTACCAGGTAGTGAAAATTCTGATAAGACTATTTTAAAAGACAACATTACTTATATTTGTGGACAAACCAGATTAGGAATGATGCAAAGGAGGAGAATTGGCTATTTTGGTTTCTAttacatgataaaaaaaaacaagttatgtCAGCATTAGCAACTAAATGTTGAGTCACATCTCTTTTTTTCACACCATCAGTGCATACCTCTTAAACATCTAAGATGTTTGACATAAAGCGGTTAAACAATTGGATTTTTAATGTTCTGTCATATGTATTGAATAGTGTAAGGACTTTTTATTTGACTGAATAAATATCTTTTGTCCTCCTGGACATCATTCAAAGAATATAATATGCATAGCCCAGCAACAAACATAGAGAACACTTCAGAGCATCATCAAAATAAAACTGTTACTCTTTTTAGGTATCGAGATTTTAGAGCCCCAACAGAGCCTTATGATTACACTTTAGAACACTGGCATATTCTAACAGCAAGATTAGCATTTGTACTTGTTTTTGTGGTAAGAAATGTGTTTTCTTTAGGAATGTACAGTTTTGCATTTGTACTACTCTGTGAgtttagttaattaaaaaatgtttattaagttTGAATATTGTTTGATAACATCTTTATTTGGTGGTtgctaaaatttttaaaaatttataatattttcagATATGCATTTGGCTTTTGTCATGGCTTATCAGCTACATCGTACCTGACATTCCAAAAGCTGTCAAACTACAGATTTTGAGAGAGAAATACCTAGCCAGAGAGTCAGCGTTGGAATCTGAActcttgaaaaataaaagccaTCATAATGGAATGGAGGGCAAAAGTCACTCCTCTGATCCACATTCTACTGTTAATGGTGTTAGAGAAAGACATGTTGATAAAACAACTCCACTTTATTAAATGACTACTTATTGTATGGCAATGGGGTAAACAATATTCATTTAGTCTGTAACATATAACAATGTTAAATATTAGACCAAACTTTTCTGTTACAGCATCTTCAGCTTTAATTTGATGTCAGCtctttttatattcattacaATGTCATTTACTTGTTGACATAGTTTTGTACAAGAAATGTGTTCTATTAGCTTTATCGACTTTaaatataactattttttttttttttttgaattcatCCCATTTgaaatatatctttattttatttagttttgatAAATGAAATACTGAATGGCATAAATCACTTAGCTATAAAGGGGTCTCAAGTTCAATTTTCAAtcaagcagagttgtgcttGCTGAGCTCCTAGGCAGCACAAAAACCTTCtccccattccccccccccactcctttTTTCTCCATGGCCCGCTGAGCCTGCTATAGCATGAAAGATGCCCTatacaaaattctttttttttaattcctatttctttttttagacTACAAAATATTCATAGTGTGTGTTGGAAGTCAAATTTGTGATAGGTTTCAGTGACACCCTTCATGCAGATTCCAGAATTAAACTTCTAATTAAAAATTTCTATGTGATTCAACTTAAACCTGCAACTATTTTGCTTTATAATCGTTTTGTCAATGAATTGTATGATTGTACATAGTAAATGCCCACAGCGCATTGTGTTGTGTTGCTTTTCTGTATGCCACTATCAAGATCTGAGactgtataatttttttttgattcatcTAATCATTAATTTCTTTGTATTAAGATCATAAATTTCTTTGAAATTAAATCAtacatttctttgtatttagaAAAAGGCTATTcttgtaagttttttttgtattaaagcaTTTTTATCATTActagtaaaatatttaataattttagctTTATATAATGTACAATGGAATGCAACACTTTGTGTAAAAACATTGTAAATGAGCATTCTTGGCCTTACAATACAGATTTACTTTGAGCCACTTTATGTGCTCAGCCTTATTGTTATACAGATTCAGTCATTAAATAGTCTCAGCCTTTTAGTTATACAGATTCAGTCTTAAACAGTCTCAAAtgtgtacacattttgtttaaaaccaCAAAATGAATCATGACACATACATTGATCTATATAGAATGGAAAAccttttaaaactgttttgattgattcaacATTAGAATGTAAAACAACCACATTTTATTGTACAGGTTTACACTTTAGTGATCTTGTTGATTCagagttttgttgtttttatgagttacatccccccccccccccccattaacaGTGAACAAATTGATATCTTTGGCCCTCCATTACAATCTAAGTGGTAGGTATGTGTGTATATTGATCATTTAGAGTTTAGGTATCCAAAAGCAGTTGAATGATGATTCGGAAATAGACATTGATCAATATTGGTACCTGGCATCTTTAGgccaaacatttatttttataaggaTGAATGTTTCTTGAAATTTCTACATaaattagtctttttttaaCCAGATAAAAGTGCAAAATCAGATACAATTAATGAGATAATTAGatttaacatacatttaaaaataactacCGGTATTTTATagaattattttacaaaaacttTCAAAGCTTTATTAATAATTTAGAAGAATGCTTTGAAAACTATATCAAATATGGATAACTCATACTTCAGATGTAGTGGAGGGTCATGTCTTTAATTTCCAGTGATTGTTTTAACCAATATGTCTCTaagatgattttaaaaataagttgaagTGCAATTTCTATTGACAAAATTATTTAAGGATTTTGTTGACCAACTGCCTCGTGaatgaaagaaataataatttacacagatttatttatgcatatttcTCTGTGATATTTTAAAACACACAAGCCTATTTTTTTCTGTCTATTTATATTTAGGTTATGTCTATACCTTTTATATGGAAATATTCATTGACTAATTACTTATGTATACATTTGTACCAATGCTGTAATAACTAGCTGtactaaaatatgtttagttATATTTTCACTtcataactctttctctcttaacgATGATATCTTTGTTGATTTGATGCCAATCTTTCAGCCAAATCGATGATATTAGTCAATGCTTAaagttaactattttgttttatttcctcccaaaatgtttttatttgcttaaaattttatcttgaatagtttccctttgtaAGACATCCAGACttttttctttagatttttAACTTCTCTGGAGATGGTGACATCGGACAATAAGCTCAAGCCAataattttatatgttttagATGCTGTATCAAAATGTCTTATCAAAATCGGAATgactataataaaaaataatttattttaatttgaatcataaaatattaacaagatctagttctaatgaaTTTTGCCCACAGTCtgtaagttttaatttttaaattccataatccaaaattaaattaaatattggttttataaacattaatttgtttatataGAAAGGGCATGCATTCCCTTTTATCTTtctaccaaatataacattttctgataataaatagaaaaagtTATTGAACAGTACTTTAATCTTAACAGCGTAGTTCAATACAAAAGTGCAAtgtgaaaataattacagagagagtTAAACCAAACTATTGTACTGAGTTCAAGCAGGTGTTCAGCTATTGACGTTTGTTGAATTATTTGATGGTTTAGATTATTTAAAAGCAAGAACAAATATTAAGACTGCTTTGGGTTGAAAGGTAAAGAACTTCTTGAAGTAATGATACTTATGTGCCTGAGCAAGACCATTCTATACTTATGAAAGTATGGtactaaatgtgacccactattAAGCATGGAAGCCagcaaagatttttttctagttaataTCTGAAAATTGTgttatacaaacaaaaaaaaagaccctGATgtagttttaattaaattataacaaaaacttatctaaatctattaaaatTTCTTAGTAAAATTTTGATAGAAATTTAATTGAAATGCATTTTAATTCAGATATTAGCCATAGCTGTGTACTTGTTTGTTCCAATTTTTCTCAGAAATTATTAACcattctatttttagatttgttGTCACCAATTGAAAGTAACTGAATTAGCTTTCAGACAATCGTTGAACTCAATTATCTATTTTCATGACTTTAGGAAATAGACAGCATGTTTCTTAATTGTAAACTTATTGGTAGGTTTGTagattatttcaaaattagtgACAATAATGCCTAATAATGTACAcaattttatcaaaataaaatggACAACTGTGGTCTGCAACTTAACAAGTAATTTATAAAAACACCTCCtggtataaatataaatattaaacttattttcttttaaagatttaTGAAAACATAAAATCCAACTTGAACTCGTTaagaaaaattagaaaatttTGTTCCAATGTTCAATGAATGTTATTCTGCTCAACTCATATTTGCAATGCTACTGTCAAAAATTCAATCTAATCTATGTTTACGTCTATGTCTTTTTGAAACTGTTTCAATGTGTTGATTAAAATATTAGTTTGCataaaatttaataacaatctggaaataaaatgtgaaaatttgtccatattattttaaagcactGAAATTGAATTATCAAAGTAATGCCAAAAatgatgatgttttttttatcccAGATATTTGGCTGAACATTGCAATTGaggttttggttttattttaaaaaaacggatgcttttgtttattttgtcttccaGCAACAAGAAAATCAAATGTATACTAAATGTATCATAAATGTACCGGTATACTAAATGTATAGTAAATTGacattttttcttgtatttattcTGAATGGATCATGTATGTTCTACCTTTAagtgtgttattttgttttaaagatcaGAATAAgttcaaagaaataatttgttttctaaattgtgatcaatgtattatttataattCTATCATTTAAATAAGCCCTTGTATGATGTGCAAGTAattttcaagataaatatttcattaacaGTTTATGACcaagatgtatttttaatattgtatCATTTTTGTAAACTGTTTTGTTcttgtacaaaaaaatgtttttaataaaattatacaACTTTTAAGTAGAGTTTTGAAATTCCTACATTTAattgatattaaatatatagctccattcatttttttcaagaaaatcaAACATTACTCAGCAAGTCTACATTCCCATACAgcaggaaagtaaaggcagtctACATTCACATACAGCAGGAAAGTAAAAGAAGTCTCAGGAAAGTAAAAGAATACAGTCTACATTCACATCTCTATGTTGTGTACAGCAGGAAAGTAAAAGAATGCAGTCTACATTCACATC includes:
- the LOC106057607 gene encoding anoctamin-4-like isoform X11, with product MDDGYEGVPLSPEAVGPIGFEMQIMDEGVTPSNDPMETEAPLPPPPPPLPPIGFESHEIETDLPLPPPSSDAMYVNIQQEPEHHEKKVTHEEENTSLFMDDGKRRVDYVLVYLVDTDEENENQKKTWRENFQRSLEKEGLELEVTAMKSKVKPVVPINKLLKCCRSSQRGQDKKTYYVKVHAPWEVLTKYAELTNMKMPLAKNDMIEHFQSCWSKCPSPFDIDKEILPEIPDYFTAPFTRSRINQFIMQDKETFFSPAQRSLLTYQILLRAVFEDVGDPARNKFGIKNMLSNKSYEAAFPLHEGEYKSEHSLLTEGPRNQRHLLYETWAKPGAWYKFQPLDHIRLYFGEKIAIYFTWLGYYTGLLIPAGLVGLAIFIYGCARMPFHEASNEICSDSAPGNYTMCPLCDEHCDYWQLKSSCIYSRVTYLFDNEATVAFAAFMALWSTVFHEMWKRRAAEIEYDWDVADFEQEETIRPEYEASVRRRRINPVTKNGPVEEPYLSFTSKLCRVTSSLWVVLFMLCVVVAAVFGVIVYRMTVRALLYAVGENIIRQRAGIITSVTASVINLIIIILLGKVYQFIAQMLTNFETHRTLTEWEDSFTLKMFLFQFVNHFASLFYIAFFKGKLVGRPGLYNRQINDSRQEECDPSGCFIELCIQLGIIMVGKQTFNNSKEVVLPKLLNWIKSRKINKAEEKKHEKVSQWEKDYAMDSMPELGLFDEYLEMVIQYGFVTIFVAAFPLAPLFALLNNIIEIRLDAYKFVTQWRRPLGMRAQDIGIWFGILQGISKVAVMSNAIIIAFTSEFVPKLVYQYSYSKNSDINGYINFSLSVFNVSLFEPKSIPKVKNIELFGNVTECRYRDFRAPTEPYDYTLEHWHILTARLAFVLVFVICIWLLSWLISYIVPDIPKAVKLQILREKYLARESALESELLKNKSHHNGMEGKSHSSDPHSTVNGVRERHVDKTTPLY
- the LOC106057607 gene encoding anoctamin-4-like isoform X1 is translated as MDDGYEGVPLSPEAVGPIGFEMQIMDEGVTPSNDPMETEAPLPPPPPPLPPIGFESHVPVPPPVVTPVRISGSFNKGFQNEQTNIPGKDNAEKNVSVLSIKPLQHPEIETDLPLPPPSSDAMYVNIQQEPEHHEKEHCFNCDDDDEILLWSKDKRDKLYQKVTHEEENTSLFMDDGKRRVDYVLVYLVDTDEENENQKKTWRENFQRSLEKEGLELEVTAMKSKVKPVVPINKLLKCCRSSQRGQDKKTYYVKVHAPWEVLTKYAELTNMKMPLAKNDMIEHFQSCWSKCPSPFDIDKEILPEIPDYFTAPFTRSRINQFIMQDKETFFSPAQRSLLTYQILLRAVFEDVGDPARNKFGIKNMLSNKSYEAAFPLHEGEYKSEHSLLTEGPRNQRHLLYETWAKPGAWYKFQPLDHIRLYFGEKIAIYFTWLGYYTGLLIPAGLVGLAIFIYGCARMPFHEASNEICSDSAPGNYTMCPLCDEHCDYWQLKSSCIYSRVTYLFDNEATVAFAAFMALWSTVFHEMWKRRAAEIEYDWDVADFEQEETIRPEYEASVRRRRINPVTKNGPVEEPYLSFTSKLCRVTSSLWVVLFMLCVVVAAVFGVIVYRMTVRALLYAVGENIIRQRAGIITSVTASVINLIIIILLGKVYQFIAQMLTNFETHRTLTEWEDSFTLKMFLFQFVNHFASLFYIAFFKGKLVGRPGLYNRQINDSRQEECDPSGCFIELCIQLGIIMVGKQTFNNSKEVVLPKLLNWIKSRKINKAEEKKHEKVSQWEKDYAMDSMPELGLFDEYLEMVIQYGFVTIFVAAFPLAPLFALLNNIIEIRLDAYKFVTQWRRPLGMRAQDIGIWFGILQGISKVAVMSNAIIIAFTSEFVPKLVYQYSYSKNSDINGYINFSLSVFNVSLFEPKSIPKVKNIELFGNVTECRYRDFRAPTEPYDYTLEHWHILTARLAFVLVFVICIWLLSWLISYIVPDIPKAVKLQILREKYLARESALESELLKNKSHHNGMEGKSHSSDPHSTVNGVRERHVDKTTPLY